The following coding sequences are from one Elusimicrobium minutum Pei191 window:
- a CDS encoding lysophospholipid acyltransferase family protein produces the protein MKMSKRISFLLSFTVLKVSSWLFIILPLNLGCKIAMLACGVAAKVMKKRFGLNMQNIARVFPEKSPEEVYSICMDSWKNMGRIMVEFIKAYNMSKEELSAVTEFKNFHYLQHQIDIGQAAIIHTGHFPNWEIFGISVSALGIKKAVIAQGQKNPYINKEITKMRCAYGGTVIDTDNPFFACVKWLKKGNLLGILSDQNSYKSEVYRKFFGRYCACSPLTPLLSLKLQIPVIPVKLYRKSGKFIIEFLEPIQPAEKYSQEEVNKFIDVLNKYYEDWIRENPSDWLWAHNRWKREHNAPQYKAEHE, from the coding sequence ATGAAAATGAGCAAAAGAATATCTTTTCTACTCTCTTTTACCGTGCTTAAAGTATCAAGCTGGTTGTTCATTATCCTTCCCTTAAATTTGGGCTGTAAAATAGCTATGCTAGCCTGCGGCGTAGCGGCAAAAGTAATGAAAAAGCGCTTTGGCCTCAATATGCAAAACATAGCCCGCGTTTTCCCCGAAAAATCACCTGAAGAAGTTTATAGCATTTGCATGGACTCATGGAAAAATATGGGCAGGATAATGGTTGAGTTTATAAAAGCTTATAACATGAGTAAAGAAGAGCTTTCAGCGGTTACCGAATTTAAAAACTTCCACTATTTACAACACCAAATAGATATAGGCCAAGCGGCTATTATACACACGGGGCATTTTCCAAACTGGGAAATATTCGGCATATCCGTAAGCGCGCTAGGAATAAAAAAAGCCGTTATAGCACAAGGCCAAAAAAACCCATATATAAATAAAGAAATAACCAAAATGCGCTGCGCTTACGGCGGCACGGTTATAGATACGGACAATCCGTTTTTTGCCTGCGTAAAATGGCTTAAAAAAGGCAATCTTTTGGGCATTTTATCTGACCAAAACTCTTACAAAAGCGAGGTTTACCGTAAGTTCTTCGGCCGTTACTGCGCGTGTTCGCCTTTAACGCCGCTTTTATCTTTAAAACTGCAAATACCGGTAATACCCGTGAAATTATATAGGAAAAGCGGCAAATTTATTATAGAGTTTTTAGAACCCATCCAACCTGCTGAAAAATACTCGCAGGAAGAAGTTAACAAATTTATAGACGTTTTAAACAAATACTATGAAGATTGGATAAGGGAAAACCCCTCCGACTGGCTTTGGGCGCATAACAGATGGAAAAGAGAGCATAACGCCCCGCAATACAAGGCTGAACATGAATAA
- a CDS encoding D-glycero-alpha-D-manno-heptose-1,7-bisphosphate 7-phosphatase → MNKNKIKAVFLDRDGTLIYEKPGVYLSSPEKVVLYKSSMPALKLLTKLGYKIFIVSNQSGIGRGYFTSEQVDKVHEHLKKMIKPYVIEDIVYCPHAPWQTCLCRKPNPILGQKLAKKYNIDRSKSFMIGDKKSDVDFGINLGAVPVLVRTANGNAQIKKYGKNIKAAKIASNLLGAAKYIESKT, encoded by the coding sequence ATGAATAAAAATAAAATAAAAGCCGTATTTTTAGACCGGGACGGCACTCTTATATACGAAAAACCGGGGGTATATCTTTCCTCCCCTGAAAAAGTGGTTTTGTATAAATCTTCTATGCCCGCGCTTAAATTATTAACTAAGCTCGGATATAAAATTTTTATAGTTTCAAACCAGTCGGGCATAGGCAGGGGTTATTTTACCTCCGAACAGGTTGATAAAGTGCATGAACATCTTAAAAAAATGATAAAACCTTATGTTATTGAGGATATAGTTTATTGCCCGCATGCCCCTTGGCAAACTTGCCTGTGCAGAAAGCCAAATCCGATTCTCGGGCAAAAACTCGCAAAAAAATATAATATAGATAGAAGCAAGTCTTTTATGATAGGGGACAAAAAGTCCGATGTCGACTTTGGCATAAATCTTGGCGCCGTTCCCGTATTAGTGCGCACTGCTAACGGTAATGCGCAAATCAAAAAATACGGTAAAAACATAAAAGCTGCAAAAATAGCGTCAAACCTTTTAGGCGCCGCAAAATATATAGAGAGCAAAACATGA
- a CDS encoding DUF3108 domain-containing protein, producing the protein MKHLIPLTTVVLAVFLVGGCTCNCKRSVPLPPDNEEVIIEEVIIYEYKTPEEISQSQEANQTAHPVIGEPAQQQPGDEKKQDFTPAFSLTPSTITPKGKAEESSKETVTEAADQNIPKSYIRDGRHFHPWVGRKFIKNGQELHPALWSNEKMKFGVHYGFVRAGTAHISTKGVVETDFGPAYVIETLANSAKVIDSVFKVRDINYSWIEVNGNSSFGYSQSLREGRYVRDEWITFDAKNKIFSGVMKKKGDPKFIKGELPGEVHDMLSSLYFVRAQDFSKGKDFIFDVANREKVYPLVVKFVKKETVKVPAGKFNCIVVEPQFRGEGIFIQQGKSLKVWITDDERRIPVKMETEVFIGNVSASLEEYSKN; encoded by the coding sequence ATGAAACACTTAATACCGTTGACAACGGTTGTCTTGGCAGTATTTTTAGTAGGCGGATGCACTTGTAACTGCAAACGCTCAGTCCCACTCCCCCCCGATAATGAAGAAGTTATCATAGAAGAAGTTATAATCTACGAATATAAAACGCCTGAAGAAATTTCCCAATCTCAAGAAGCAAACCAAACCGCTCACCCTGTAATCGGCGAACCCGCGCAGCAACAGCCCGGGGATGAAAAAAAACAGGATTTTACGCCCGCGTTTTCCTTAACTCCGTCAACAATAACGCCCAAAGGCAAAGCTGAGGAGTCGTCCAAAGAAACCGTTACCGAAGCTGCCGACCAGAACATACCCAAATCCTATATAAGGGACGGAAGGCACTTTCACCCTTGGGTAGGAAGAAAATTTATAAAAAACGGACAGGAGCTTCACCCCGCTTTATGGAGTAATGAAAAAATGAAATTCGGCGTACATTATGGTTTTGTGCGCGCGGGCACCGCCCATATTTCAACAAAAGGCGTGGTGGAAACGGACTTCGGCCCCGCTTACGTAATAGAAACTTTGGCCAACTCGGCAAAAGTAATTGACTCTGTTTTTAAAGTGCGCGACATTAACTATTCCTGGATTGAAGTTAACGGAAACTCATCTTTCGGCTATTCGCAAAGCCTGCGCGAAGGAAGATACGTAAGAGACGAGTGGATAACCTTTGACGCCAAAAATAAAATATTTAGCGGAGTGATGAAGAAAAAAGGCGACCCTAAATTCATTAAGGGCGAACTGCCCGGCGAAGTGCATGACATGTTAAGCTCTTTATATTTTGTGCGCGCGCAGGACTTCAGCAAAGGCAAAGATTTTATTTTTGATGTAGCCAACAGGGAAAAAGTATATCCTTTGGTGGTTAAATTCGTTAAAAAAGAAACCGTTAAAGTGCCCGCCGGCAAATTTAACTGCATTGTGGTTGAACCGCAGTTCAGGGGCGAAGGCATTTTTATACAACAGGGCAAAAGTTTAAAAGTGTGGATCACGGACGATGAACGCCGCATACCCGTAAAAATGGAGACTGAGGTTTTTATAGGCAATGTAAGCGCGTCTTTGGAAGAATATTCTAAAAATTAA
- the rfaE1 gene encoding D-glycero-beta-D-manno-heptose-7-phosphate kinase, with protein sequence MNTVKKENLKKFLTAFNGKEIIVVGDIMLDHFIKGTVSRISPEAPVPVVNVTKEYYVAGGAGNVAVNLAALGAKATILSVVGQDRSGEDLSNFLSGQGVDTSFVVLDTSRPTTQKIRILAENQQVVRYDRESKNPVSSDIGKICMENFKFLAKKADGVVISDYGKGMLSEANIKAIVDICNKNKIPVCVDPKIENFKKYKNITCMTPNTKEAFEGMGVAQVSDEKVLFDLGNKILKTLNAVSLLITRGAEGMSLFEKEKGGKVKVSSVKATAREVFDVTGAGDTVISVLTLALAAKASLKEAASLANYAAGIVVGKVGTATVTQQEILKVLK encoded by the coding sequence ATGAATACAGTAAAAAAAGAAAATCTTAAAAAATTTTTAACCGCTTTTAACGGTAAAGAAATTATAGTGGTAGGCGATATTATGCTTGACCATTTTATAAAAGGAACCGTAAGCAGAATTTCACCCGAGGCCCCTGTGCCTGTAGTAAACGTAACAAAAGAGTACTATGTGGCCGGCGGCGCGGGAAACGTGGCCGTTAATTTAGCGGCCTTAGGCGCGAAAGCAACAATTTTATCAGTAGTTGGACAGGACAGGAGCGGTGAGGACCTTTCTAATTTCCTTTCCGGACAGGGTGTTGACACAAGCTTTGTGGTTTTAGACACTTCCCGCCCGACAACGCAAAAAATACGTATTTTAGCCGAAAACCAGCAGGTTGTGCGTTATGACAGGGAAAGCAAAAATCCCGTATCTTCCGATATCGGCAAAATATGTATGGAAAACTTTAAATTTTTAGCTAAAAAAGCTGATGGAGTAGTTATATCGGACTACGGCAAAGGCATGCTTTCGGAAGCGAACATTAAAGCTATTGTTGATATCTGCAACAAAAACAAGATACCCGTTTGCGTTGACCCTAAGATAGAAAACTTTAAAAAATATAAAAATATTACCTGTATGACGCCTAACACAAAAGAAGCTTTCGAAGGCATGGGCGTGGCACAGGTTTCTGATGAGAAAGTTCTTTTTGACCTTGGTAATAAAATATTAAAGACATTAAACGCCGTTTCCTTACTTATAACAAGGGGCGCGGAAGGTATGAGCCTGTTTGAAAAAGAAAAAGGCGGTAAGGTAAAGGTATCCTCCGTTAAAGCAACTGCGCGCGAAGTATTTGACGTTACGGGCGCGGGTGATACGGTTATATCCGTTTTAACGCTTGCCCTTGCGGCGAAAGCCAGTTTAAAAGAAGCGGCATCATTAGCTAATTACGCCGCGGGAATAGTTGTCGGCAAAGTAGGTACAGCCACGGTTACGCAGCAGGAAATTTTAAAAGTTCTTAAATAA
- the kdsB gene encoding 3-deoxy-manno-octulosonate cytidylyltransferase translates to MGDTIIVIPARYGSTRLKAKVLEQLDGKSIVEHVWRAAKAAGEGKVLIATESPVIVEHCAKFGAQAVLTSEACQSGTDRIYEAVKNGSEDYVLNLQGDEPFVKPQTIKGVIKLLKKDSKIDIATACYPTFNDDIYKNPNAVKAVLTKDMRALYFSRSAIPYKRELTEETKKAPYYIHCGIYGYKKTALERFVNLPPSNLEKLEKLEQLRALEDGMVIKSILIEAAGPAIDTAEDLNEARKYIRNN, encoded by the coding sequence ATGGGCGACACAATTATTGTTATTCCCGCGAGGTACGGCTCTACCAGGCTTAAAGCCAAGGTATTGGAACAGCTTGACGGCAAAAGCATTGTTGAGCACGTTTGGCGCGCCGCTAAAGCGGCCGGCGAAGGCAAAGTTCTTATAGCCACAGAAAGTCCTGTAATCGTTGAGCACTGCGCCAAATTTGGCGCTCAAGCGGTGCTTACAAGCGAAGCCTGCCAAAGCGGAACAGACCGTATTTACGAAGCGGTTAAAAACGGCAGCGAAGATTACGTGCTAAACTTACAGGGCGACGAGCCTTTTGTCAAGCCGCAAACTATTAAAGGCGTTATAAAATTATTAAAAAAAGATTCCAAAATAGATATAGCCACAGCCTGTTACCCTACGTTTAATGACGATATTTACAAAAATCCCAATGCCGTAAAAGCGGTGCTTACAAAAGATATGCGCGCGCTTTATTTTTCCCGTTCGGCAATTCCTTATAAAAGAGAACTGACTGAAGAAACTAAAAAAGCGCCCTATTATATACACTGCGGCATTTACGGTTATAAAAAAACCGCGCTTGAACGCTTTGTAAACCTGCCGCCATCTAATTTAGAAAAACTTGAAAAGCTTGAGCAACTGCGCGCTTTGGAAGACGGCATGGTTATTAAATCAATTTTAATTGAAGCTGCAGGGCCCGCTATCGATACTGCGGAAGATTTAAACGAAGCAAGAAAATATATAAGAAACAACTAA